Proteins encoded together in one Mastacembelus armatus chromosome 15, fMasArm1.2, whole genome shotgun sequence window:
- the LOC113131813 gene encoding alpha-internexin-like yields the protein MSYRDYTLSSYRKIFGDSPRFPVSSSRMSSASARISPGLRSMAAARNNAPALSMYRRVGRASSSFSPVPTDSLDLTQTSVLNNEFKVIRTNEKEQLQGLNDRFAMFIDKVRHLEQQNKVLETELVTLRQKQSEPSRIARLYQQEMQDLRSQLEDLSRDKNRILIERNNMEDELQKLNAKYDEEVRAREEAEQTLRSFRKDVDDAAAIRLDLERRVESLTDEISFLKKVHDEEIQELSNMMEAQQISVELEPAKPDLTSALKEIRNQYESISSKNLQSAEEWYKSKFASLSEQATRSNEAMRASREEMNEFRRQLQSKTIEIETLRGANESLERQITEMEESHNAEVTAMQDTIGHLDTELRNLKGEMAQHLREYQDLLNVKMALDIEIAAYRKLLEGEETHFNTGMSFGAPSYSYQLRASAASSMISQRETEAVIKESFQEEKDEADINSNN from the exons ATGAGCTACAGAGACTACACCTTGTCATCCTACCGGAAGATTTTCGGGGATTCTCCCAGGtttcctgtctcttcctctcgTATGAGCAGCGCCTCAGCTCGGATTTCCCCGGGGCTCCGGTCCATGGCTGCCGCCCGCAACAACGCGCCGGCCCTGAGCATGTACAGACGGGTCGGGCGGgcatcctcctctttctctccagtGCCGACCGACTCCCTCGACTTGACCCAGACCTCCGTACTCAACAATGAATTCAAAGTTATTAGAACTAACGAGAAGGAGCAGCTGCAG GGTCTGAATGACCGCTTCGCCATGTTCATTGATAAAGTGCGGCACCTGGAGCAGCAGAATAAAGTGCTGGAGACCGAGCTGGTGACCCTGCGCCAGAAACAGAGCGAGCCGTCCCGCATCGCTCGTCTCTACCAGCAGGAGATGCAGGACCTGCGGTCACAGCTGGAGGACCTCAGCAGGGACAAGAACCGCATCCTGATTGAGAGAAACAACATGGAGGACGAGCTGCAG AAGCTCAATGCAAAGTATGACGAGGAGGTGAGGGCACGGGAGGAAGCTGAGCAGACCTTGAGGTCTTTCAGGAAGGACGTGGACGATGCAGCCGCCATTCGCCTGGACCTGGAGCGTCGAGTGGAATCGCTGACGGATGAGATCTCCTTCCTGAAAAAAGTGCACGACGAGGAAATCCAAGAGCTGAGCAACATGATGGAGGCGCAGCAGATCTCTGTGGAGCTCGAGCCCGCCAAGCCTGACCTCACTTCAGCTCTAAAGGAGATCCGCAACCAGTACGAGTCCATTTCTTCCAAAAACCTGCAGTCGGCCGAGGAGTGGTACAAGAGCAAGTTTGCCAGTTTGAGTGAGCAGGCTACCAGAAGCAATGAAGCCATGAGGGCCAGCAGGGAGGAGATGAATGAGTTCAGGAGGCAGCTGCAGTCCAAGACCATCGAGATAGAGACCCTGAGGGGCGCCAACGAGTCTCTGGAGAGGCAGATCACAGAGATGGAGGAGTCACACAATGCTGAAGTCACAGCCATGCAG GACACTATTGGCCACCTGGACACTGAGCTGAGAAACCTAAAGGGCGAGATGGCACAGCACCTGAGAGAGTATCAGGACCTGCTCAACGTCAAGATGGCCCTGGACATCGAGATAGCTGCCTACAG GAAACTgctggagggagaggagacTCACTTCAACACCGGGATGTCGTTTGGCGCTCCCAGCTACAGCTACCAGCTCCGAGCCTCAGCTGCGTCCTCCATGATCAGCCAGAGGGAGACAGAAGCAGTCATCAAGGAAAGCTTCCAAGAGGAGAAAGATGAGGCAGACATCAACTCCAACAACTGA